One window of the Gammaproteobacteria bacterium genome contains the following:
- a CDS encoding Bax inhibitor-1/YccA family protein produces the protein MNRDYYFSPSATQVPVLQTNKLIRNTYLLLSATLLFSAFTAGAAMFLGFRGMNPLLTLGGYFLFLMLASSHRNSGWGLFWVFALTGFMGLTLGPILNFYQHYVGNGPTLVVMAMGGTAAIFLGLSGYALASRKDFSFLGGFLMTGILVAFLASLASFFLPVPGLSLAVSSMFILLMSGLILYQTSKMVHGSETNYVMATVTLYVAIYNLFLSLLHLLGISSSSD, from the coding sequence ATGAACCGAGACTACTACTTCTCTCCTTCAGCGACCCAAGTTCCCGTCTTGCAGACGAACAAGCTGATTCGCAACACCTATCTGCTGTTGTCTGCGACGCTGCTGTTCAGCGCTTTTACGGCCGGGGCGGCCATGTTCCTGGGCTTTCGGGGCATGAACCCGCTGTTGACGCTGGGCGGCTACTTTCTGTTCCTGATGCTGGCCTCGTCCCATCGCAACAGCGGCTGGGGCCTGTTCTGGGTATTCGCCCTGACCGGCTTCATGGGCCTGACCTTGGGACCGATCCTGAATTTCTACCAACACTATGTGGGCAACGGCCCCACGCTGGTGGTGATGGCCATGGGCGGCACGGCGGCCATATTCCTGGGCCTGTCCGGGTATGCGCTGGCCAGCCGCAAGGACTTCAGCTTCCTGGGCGGATTCCTGATGACCGGCATTCTGGTGGCCTTTCTGGCCTCTCTTGCCAGCTTCTTCCTGCCGGTCCCGGGGCTGTCGCTGGCCGTATCCAGCATGTTCATACTGCTGATGTCCGGCCTGATCCTGTATCAGACCAGCAAGATGGTGCACGGCAGCGAGACCAACTACGTGATGGCGACGGTCACCCTGTACGTTGCCATCTACAACCTGTTCCTCAGCCTGCTGCATCTGCTGGGCATCTCCTCCTCCAGCGACTGA